One segment of Podospora pseudopauciseta strain CBS 411.78 chromosome 5 map unlocalized CBS411.78m_5.2, whole genome shotgun sequence DNA contains the following:
- a CDS encoding uncharacterized protein (EggNog:ENOG503PGV0) has product MAAQHIPGAFPSSIPPTPADEPVQQPRQYPEEQDQGHHHHELNKLPKATDSRGHAHTDSGVNFTESETIQPAKGNNDRWVGPSEAVGGGTYVRDDVGPYQTSQPADDGSLQPRQLAKENSDEEFPIRRNNANEKPLGAAAVGPGVEAAIRDHNTIDSTDITPRRSHEQRSDPPYWGDLPKASSGGIYNTVTGHGSAQDDHDQHHHLPQRGTGVYNSVSGHGSQDAESRRHSQAVTTGDRNATAGGPGGTVLPAPLSEIPEGQQKQTFSETDRSNVPPPSLPHSVSRDNAFVAAPGSGPTDREINVSRQSPTQRAFPLSSSPKNARDDEATSTSNSRNAALAGTAALGAGAAAYGMADKNRNDKDAQNSHTETQARHLRSSSEDQGTRAAGGLLSRKPRDDRRNSSVDKHRSRSRSVQGEKKHKVLGIFTRHKDEERLQEDTSTHEPPAQQAERKPEPVLVGSTTGTTKTRNRLRKGSRSEPKDRRASSDSPTDTDNSNHNSTKAAAGAAAGAGAFGLLHHKKDKDGKVTEDQNTRQEKPSFSSHPNQPLASQAPASNTAQVRQPRSSGVGSAVGLDAVELAHKHDPAHPVPGTAVPVGLATHKHDDPSTPFEHPREPPSPPRDDPKGSHSWVPAAVVGAAASGAPLAMRQSRDSTAANTATNQHPDTNVVYNTLPSGVQSNSTNISPRGSAVHESINTSRPVANAPGDYNVFASSSPPFSSSHPSESNNTHTGSSTQEPAYNHLSSSTPSGVALGSARQSESHGSRTGVVTQEPGAYNHLASGTTSGVKSDQSTDNSNTARHSTEGQINQEPDNYNHLSSGNASGIAAAGAAAAGAAGVAAHKARGSTTETSRQGNLTQDSGQYRHLPSGTESGIKRDAGPTEGSRAHDLAASGSSRPSQNRTDSGPYNKLPSGTPSGVKIKPKDNSRRATEPTVQAHDQHSSGRNVSSPTGPTGVPFTQHHRSQPSNIDTRDSHLKDLPLPASSSSPTNAHPSSHHTVVSPPVHAAPETGKATNPPPAAGESATLRYTSFPSTAKGMSPEVMPDTYRESVTKPHEQQGMSPEVMPEAYRESVSRPADHSMEMNPEVMPNAYRSSVPRDSNNNNNNNSDLKTRGMQPVQSEQYMTGQNKFVSPALAAATGAWAASSGTANGNVGGVGTGNVNVPQGKVMHKCEHCGRDNDISGYVKEAVNRVTGVDRF; this is encoded by the exons ATGGCGGCGCAGCACATTCCCGGGgccttcccctcctcgatCCCACCCACTCCAGCCGACGAACCTGTGCAGCAGCCCCGGCAGTACCCGGAAGAGCAAGACCAaggtcaccaccaccatgagcTCAACAAGCTCCCCAAGGCGACCGATTCCCGCGGCCACGCTCATACCGATTCCGGTGTCAACTTTACCGAGTCCGAAACCATCCAACCAGCCAAGGGCAACAATGACCGCTGGGTTGGACCATCAGAAGCAGTTGGTGGGGGCACCTACGTCCGAGACGATGTTGGACCCTACCAGACCTCCCAGCCAGCAGATGATGGATCGTTACAACCAAGACAGTTGGCCAAAGAGAACAGTGATGAAGAGTTCCCGATCCGAAGGAATAATGCCAATGAGAAGCCacttggtgctgctgccgttGGCCCTGGGGTTGAAGCAGCCATCCGTGACCACAACACGATTGACAGCACCGACATAACCCCGCGTCGAAGCCACGAGCAACGCTCCGACCCACCATACTGGGGCGACCTCCCAAAGGCTTCCAGCGGAGGTATCTATAACACGGTGACAGGTCATGGCAGCGCGCAGGACGACCATGACCagcaccatcatctccctcaaaG GGGTACTGGAGTATATAACTCAGTATCCGGCCACGGCAGCCAGGATGCAGAGAGCAGGCGCCACAGCCAGGCTGTCACAACCGGCGACAGGAATGCCACGGCTGGCGGCCCCGGCGGTACTGTGCTTCCTGCCCCCCTTTCGGAGATTCCTGAAgggcagcagaagcagacaTTCTCTGAAACTGACAGGTCCAATGTCCCACCTCCTTCGCTCCCCCACAGCGTCTCGCGGGACAATGCTTTTGTTGCAGCGCCTGGCTCAGGCCCGACCGACCGTGAGATCAACGTGAGCCGACAGTCCCCCACCCAACGAGCATTCCCGCTTTCGTCGTCTCCCAAGAACGCGCGCGACGATGAAGCTACGTCGACATCGAACAGCCGCAACGCTGCTCTTGCAGGCACCGCTGCCctcggtgccggtgccgcGGCTTACGGCATGGCGGACAAGAATAGGAACGACAAGGATGCTCAGAATTCCCACACCGAGACTCAGGCTAGGCACTTGAGGAGCAGTAGTGAGGATCAGGGCACTCGTGCTGCCGGCGGGCTCCTTTCGCGTAAGCCGCGGGATGATAGACGCAACTCGTCTGTCGACAAGCACAGGAGCCGGAGCCGATCCGTCCAAGGCGAGAAGAAGCACAAGGTTCTTGGCATCTTCACCCGGCAtaaggacgaggagaggcTTCAGGAAGATACCTCGACCCACGAGCCTCCCGCGCAGCAGGCTGAGCGCAAGCCAGAGCCTGTTCTGGTTGGAAGCACGACGGGTACCACAAAGACTCGCAACCGCCTTAGAAAGGGAAGCAGGAGCGAGCCTAAGGACCGCAGGGCATCTTCCGATAGCCCTACTGACACTGATAACTCGAATCACAACAGTACCAAGGCCGCTGCTGGTGCCGCTGCTGGTGCCGGTGCGTTTGGGCTGCTGCATcacaagaaggacaaggacggCAAGGTCACCGAGGACCAAAACACCCGGCAGGAGAAGCCTTCATTCTCTTCTCACCCCAACCAGCCGCTCGCTTCGCAAGCCCCCGCCAGCAACACAGCTCAAGTTAGGCAGCCCAGAAGCTCAGGGGTTGGATCTGCCGTCGGCCTCGATGCTGTTGAACTTGCTCACAAGCACGATCCTGCCCACCCAGTTCCCGGCACAGCTGTTCCTGTCGGACTTGCTACCCACAAGCATGATGACCCCTCCACTCCTTTTGAGCATCCTAGAGagccgccctcccctcctcgcgATGATCCGAAGGGCTCTCATAGCTGGGTTCCcgctgctgtggttggcgCGGCCGCCAGCGGTGCCCCACTTGCTATGAGGCAATCAAGGGACTCTACCGCGGCAAACACAGCCACCAACCAGCACCCAGACACCAACGTGGTTTACAACACTCTGCCCTCTGGCGTCCAGTCAAACTCGACCAACATCAGCCCTCGTGGGTCAGCTGTACATGAGTCCATCAATACCAGCAGACCAGTGGCCAACGCGCCTGGTGATTACAATGTCTTTGCCTCTTCTAGTCCGCCGTTTAGCTCAAGCCACCCATCCGAGTCCAACAATACTCACACAGGATCCTCCACTCAGGAGCCTGCCTACAACCATCTTTCGTCTAGCACTCCGTCTGGTGTGGCTCTAGGCTCTGCTCGTCAATCCGAGTCTCATGGATCTCGGACTGGTGTTGTCACGCAGGAGCCTGGTGCTTACAACCATCTTGCTTCCGGCACCACATCTGGCGTGAAGAGTGACCAGTCTACCGATAACTCGAACACCGCTCGCCACTCAACCGAGGGTCAGATAAATCAAGAGCCTGACAACTATAACCATCTCTCTTCCGGCAATGCATCCGGCAttgctgccgctggtgccgctgccgctggtgctgctggcgtGGCCGCACACAAGGCTCGCGGCTCGACGACTGAGACCTCACGCCAGGGGAATCTAACTCAGGATTCCGGCCAGTACAGACATCTCCCCTCCGGTACTGAATCTGGTATTAAGAGAGATGCTGGCCCCACCGAGGGTAGCAGAGCACACGATCTTGCCGCCTCTGGGTCCAGCCGTCCTTCGCAGAACAGGACCGACTCTGGGCCATACAACAAGTTGCCCTCTGGAACACCCTCAGGCGTTAAGATTAAGCCTAAGGATAACTCCCGTCGCGCCACGGAGCCCACCGTCCAAGCCCATGACCAGCACTCGTCCGGCCGTAACGTGTCTTCACCCACTGGGCCGACTGGTGTTCCCTTCACCCAGCATCACCGAAGCCAGCCTTCCAACATCGACACTCGCGATAGCCATTTGAAGGACCTGCCTCTTCcggcctcatcctccagCCCAACCAACGCGCACCCGTCGTCTCACCACACGGTTGTCTCGCCTCCGGTGCACGCTGCTCCCGAGACCGGCAAGGCTACCAACCCTCCACCCGCCGCCGGCGAATCGGCCACTCTCCGGTATACTTCTTTCCCCAGCACGGCCAAGGGCATGAGCCCAGAAGTCATGCCAGATACCTACCGGGAGTCGGTGACCAAGCCGCATGAGCAGCAGGGAATGAGCCCCGAGGTGATGCCTGAGGCGTATAGAGAGTCTGTCTCCCGCCCTGCTGATCATTCTATGGAAATGAACCCTGAGGTGATGCCCAATGCTTACAGATCTTCAGTTCCGCgagacagcaacaacaacaacaacaacaacagcgacTTGAAGACGAGGGGTATGCAGCCCGTGCAGTCTGAGCAGTATATGACTGGGCAAAATAAGTTTGTGAGCCCtgctcttgctgctgctactgGAGCCTGGGCTGCGAGTTCGGGTACTGCCAATGGGaatgttggtggtgttgggactGGCAATGTAAATGTGCCGCAGGGGAAGGTTATGCACAAGTGTGAGCATTGTGGGAGGGATAACGATATTAGTGGGTATGTGAAGGAGGCTGTGAACAGGGTTACTGGGGTTGATAGGTTTTAA